The genomic stretch CTATGGTATGGCAGGAAAAGGTATGTTTTTTGTCGAAGTGAGTCGCTAAAGATTGAGTAGTGGATGGAGGACTCGCAAAGATGAAAAGACGCATCGCCTTTTTTGGCACCATGGCTCTGACGCTCGCAGTTGGGGTGATGATCGGTCAGATCGGCAAGGCTGATTCCGGCTCAACACCCGGTTCTGCAGAGGACCCGATCGTCACGAAAAGCTATGTCGATTCGAAGATCGCAAGCCTTGGTTCCGGAGGTGGCAACCCAGGCGGCGGCACCCCAGGTGGAAATCCGGGTGGCAGCACGACTCCGATCTCAGGGGTCGATACGTTTAAGGTCATTCAATTGAAGACGGGCCAGACGCTGAAAGGCGGCGAAGGCACCGAGATCATCGTTCGTTCGGGAAGTGTGACGGCGATCGCTTCATCTTCGGGCGGTCTGTCTGACGTTTCCAACAGTGCAGACTTGGCGGAAGGTGCACAAGTGCCGGCCAATCACCTGATTCTCGTTCCGCGCGCTGACGGGCGTGGAATCAAAGCGGTGGCGAACGATCCGTACATCATGGTGCGCGGTACATACACCATTCAATAAAGCAGACCGAGGCACTGTGAGACGTTCGCAGTGCCTGTTTTGTCAGAAAGTGCAAAGGGTCAAAGGGGTTGTGTAGCATGGCCTATCAAGGCAAATCCTACAGCAAACAAGTAAAGGAACAGCCAAAGCCGAAAAAGAAGCTGCGCATCGGACGCTTCTTGCTGATCTTGACGGCGTTTTTGGTCGTGATGAGCCTGACTGGGCTCGCTGGGTATGGTTTCTTTTTAGAGCGCAAAGTGGTCGAACGGGCTAACGCAACGACTCCGTTGCCCGAAGACGGTCCGGTCAACGTGCTCTTGATCGGCGTGGACCGCGATCCCGATTCAACGGAAGAATTGCGGAAGCTCGGCATGAACACCGACACGCTGATCGTGGCGCATCTCGATCCGACGCAGAAGCAGGCGACTTTGCTCTCCATTCCGCGCGACACGCGGGTGCAGCTGCCGACGGGGATGGAGAAGATCAACGCCGCCTACGCGGTCGGCGGGATGGACCGCCTGAAGCAGACGGTGAAGGAGTTGACCGGACTTGGGATCGACCGCTATGTGATGATCGACTTTAAAGGCTTTGCACAGGCGATCGATGCGGTCGGGGGCGTGGAGTTTGAAGTGGACAAACCACTGTTCGATCCGGAAGGCACCGTCCAGCTACAGCCGGGCAAGCAGGTGTTGAACGGCAAACAGGCGCTGACAGCGGTGCGTTTCCGTCATGAGCAGATGGGTGACATCGCCCGCGTGGAACGCCAACAGCGATTTGTGGAAGCGTATCTGAGCAAAATTCAGAGCACGAGCGTGGTGGACTGGATGAACTCCCTGCGCAAGATGAGCGCATCGATGCGCACCGATATGTCGATCTCCGAGATGGGGCGACTGGCGACGACGCTGCAAGGAGAAGAGGCAAGTTTTGTGACACATACGGTGCCGGGCACGTTTCTCGAAGTGTATGGAATCTCCTATTGGAAGGCAGATCCGGAGAAGTTGAGAGAGATTGTCTCACAGATGAAAAACTAGAAGCGGTGACAACCTTTTGATAGGGTAGGCAAGCAAGGAAGGGTACAAAATAGACGTACCGGGCGAAATGCTAGATTCGCTCAACTCTTCCTTGGAGGTGCATGTTCCAATGGCACTTGGCAGTGGACGCAGAAACAAAAGGCAACTGATTCCGCAAGCTCACCAAGCGCTCGATGACATGAAGTACGAGATCGCGGCCGAAATGGGTCTGCCGGTGTACCAAGGCAGCGAAGACTATTGGGGCAACATCACAACCCGAGACGCCGGGGCGGTCGGCGGTCATATGGTTCGCAAGATGGTCGCATACTCGCAAGCGATGATGGCGGGGCAAGAACCGGGCGCGAACCACAACGAAAGTTAAGGATTTTCAATAAAATAGTTCCTTAAATGAAAGCTCCGGAGTGATCCGGAGCTAATTCATTGAATTCTAGGCGGTTTAATCGGAATGAAATCTTTGTGGTATATTCGGAAGTCATTGACACATACTATGAAATACAGTAAGATGTGCTTCATACTATGAAATACAGTAAGAAGTAACTTGTTTCATTGTAAGAAGTAACTTGTTTCATTGTCCCAATAAATATCCTACGAGATACCAGAGCATCCAATGCTTGGTGTCCCGAATACATAATGGGGAGGTACAGAAAAATGGCAAAGCGTTACCTGTTTACCTCGGAGTCTGTCACCGAGGGCCATCCGGATAAGATCTGCGACCAGATCTCCGACTCCGTGCTTGATGCGATCTTCGCGAAAGATCCGAATGCACGCGTAGCATGTGAAACGTCTGTCACCACCGGTCTCGTGCTCGTAGCGGGCGAGATCACCACGTCCACCTATGTGGACATTCCGAAAATCGTTCGTGAGACGATCCGTGAGATCGGCTACACCCGTGCGAAGTACGGCTTCGATGCGGAAACTTGTGCAGTTCTGACCTCGATCGACGAGCAGTCTGCAGACATCGCGGCTGGCGTTGACCAAGCGCTGGAAGCGCGCGAAGGTCAAATGACCGATGCGGAGATCGAAGCGATCGGCGCAGGCGACCAAGGTCTGATGTTCGGCTTCGCTGTAAACGAGACCGAAGAGCTGATGCCGCTGCCGATCTCGCTGGCGCACAAACTGTCGCGTCGCCTGACGGAAGTTCGCAAGAATGGCACTCTGCCGTATCTGCGCCCGGATGGCAAAACTCAGGTGACGGTGGAGTACGAAGGCGACAAGCCGGTACGCATCGACACGATCGTCATTTCGACGCAACATGCTGAAGAGATTACGCTTGAGCAGATCAAGAATGATCTGCATGAGCATGTGATCCTTCCGGTTCTGCCGACCGACCTGGCGCACGAATCGACCAAGTATTTCATCAACCCGACTGGCCGTTTCGTCATCGGCGGCCCGCAAGGTGACGCTGGTCTGACCGGCCGCAAGATCATCGTCGATACATACGGTGGTTACGCTCGCCATGGCGGCGGCGCGTTCTCCGGCAAAGATCCGACGAAAGTGGACCGCTCCGCAGCATATGCAGCTCGTTACGTGGCGAAGAACATCGTCGCAGCGGGTCTGGCAGACAAATGCGAAGTGCAACTGGCGTACGCGATCGGGGTTGCACGCCCTGTTTCCGTCATGGTGGATACGTTTGGCACTGGTAAAGTTGCAGATGAGAAGATCGTCGAACTGATTGAAGCGAACTTTGACCTGCGTCCGGCGGGTATCATCCGCGAGCTCGACCTGCGTCGTCCGATCTACCGTCAAACCGCAGCGTACGGTCACTTTGGCCGCACCGACATCGACCTCCCTTGGGAGCGCACCGATAAAGTAGACATTCTGCGCCAAGGCGCGGGCCTGTAATTTCATAAACAAAAGGCACGCTGTCACTTTGACAGCGTGCCATTTTTCTGAAGCAAAGCCGGATGCAATGCGCAAGCCATAGATCAAAGCGCGTGCAGGATTTGACGACAGCTTGGTGACGAGCGCACCGCGCTTACTGCTTATCCTCTGGGCGCTTTTTTCTGCGGGCGATGATTTTGCGCTCAACATGTTCGGGCAGGGATACAATGCCCGTGCCGTTGCAGCGGGTGCAGATGACTTGCATGGGAAGGGGCATCGGACTGGTGATTTTGCCCCTCCCTTTGCAGTTGCGGCAGGTCTTTCTCAAAGCAGAACCTCCTAGTGGATGTCTTTCTTTTTGAAACGACCGCCGCGGACTTCGGCGATGGAACCGATGGCGAGGAACGCTTGGTCGTCGATTTCTTCAACGATCAGCTTTAATTTCGCTTCCTCAAGACGTGTCACGACACAGAAGATGACTTTTTTATCATCCCCCGTGTAACCGCCTTCACCGTTGAGATAGGTGACACCACGGCCCAGACGAGCTTGCAGCACATTGCCGATCTCACGGTGACGGTCGGAGATGATCCAGACCGACTTGGACTCTTGGAACCCTTCGATCGTCAGGTCGATCATCTTAAAGGCAATGTAGTAGGCGATCAGCGAGTACATCGCATGATCCCAACCAAACACAAAACCAGCACTGGCCAGGATGAAGAAGTTCATGAACATGACGATCTCACCGACAGAAAATGGCGTCTTTTTGTTAAACAAGATCGCCACAATCTCCGTGCCGTCCAGCGACCCGCCATAGCGGATGACCATCCCCACGCCAATCCCGAGGATAATCCCGCCAAACACGGATGCCAACAGCGGGTCGGTCGTCAGCTCACTCACATTATGCAGAAGCGACGTGCCGATCGACATGACAAGAACACCAAGCAAAGTTGAAAGAGCGAACGTTTTCCCGATCTGTTTATACCCGATGATCAAAAATGGTAAGTTTAAGACCAACAAAAACAGACCGATGCTGAGACCTGACAGGTGTGACGCAATGATCGAAAGACCG from Tumebacillus algifaecis encodes the following:
- a CDS encoding LCP family protein; protein product: MAYQGKSYSKQVKEQPKPKKKLRIGRFLLILTAFLVVMSLTGLAGYGFFLERKVVERANATTPLPEDGPVNVLLIGVDRDPDSTEELRKLGMNTDTLIVAHLDPTQKQATLLSIPRDTRVQLPTGMEKINAAYAVGGMDRLKQTVKELTGLGIDRYVMIDFKGFAQAIDAVGGVEFEVDKPLFDPEGTVQLQPGKQVLNGKQALTAVRFRHEQMGDIARVERQQRFVEAYLSKIQSTSVVDWMNSLRKMSASMRTDMSISEMGRLATTLQGEEASFVTHTVPGTFLEVYGISYWKADPEKLREIVSQMKN
- a CDS encoding alpha/beta-type small acid-soluble spore protein; the encoded protein is MALGSGRRNKRQLIPQAHQALDDMKYEIAAEMGLPVYQGSEDYWGNITTRDAGAVGGHMVRKMVAYSQAMMAGQEPGANHNES
- the metK gene encoding methionine adenosyltransferase, yielding MAKRYLFTSESVTEGHPDKICDQISDSVLDAIFAKDPNARVACETSVTTGLVLVAGEITTSTYVDIPKIVRETIREIGYTRAKYGFDAETCAVLTSIDEQSADIAAGVDQALEAREGQMTDAEIEAIGAGDQGLMFGFAVNETEELMPLPISLAHKLSRRLTEVRKNGTLPYLRPDGKTQVTVEYEGDKPVRIDTIVISTQHAEEITLEQIKNDLHEHVILPVLPTDLAHESTKYFINPTGRFVIGGPQGDAGLTGRKIIVDTYGGYARHGGGAFSGKDPTKVDRSAAYAARYVAKNIVAAGLADKCEVQLAYAIGVARPVSVMVDTFGTGKVADEKIVELIEANFDLRPAGIIRELDLRRPIYRQTAAYGHFGRTDIDLPWERTDKVDILRQGAGL
- a CDS encoding YitT family protein, which codes for MDNLQVNFQPVSHAKPSLAKILKRVFFIILGASLVSVGLEIFLVPNRIIDGGIVGLSIIASHLSGLSIGLFLLVLNLPFLIIGYKQIGKTFALSTLLGVLVMSIGTSLLHNVSELTTDPLLASVFGGIILGIGVGMVIRYGGSLDGTEIVAILFNKKTPFSVGEIVMFMNFFILASAGFVFGWDHAMYSLIAYYIAFKMIDLTIEGFQESKSVWIISDRHREIGNVLQARLGRGVTYLNGEGGYTGDDKKVIFCVVTRLEEAKLKLIVEEIDDQAFLAIGSIAEVRGGRFKKKDIH